Part of the Chitinophaga parva genome is shown below.
GCAGGTGATGGCATGGAAGAACGGGGCGTTCAATTTCCAGGATATGAGCCTGCAGGAAGTCATGCGCCAGCTGGGCCGCTGGTACGACCTGGAAATAGTATATGAAAAAGGCATCCCGGATATCCATTTTGGCGGGGAAATGAGCCGCAATGTGCCATTGGCGGACCTGCTGTCCGGCCTGAAAGAAATGGGCATCCACTTCCGGGTGGAGGGCCACCAACTGATCGTTTCACCTTAGCATAAGCATATCAGCAATTACCGTACACACAAGCAACCAACAATTTGATCACAAGCCAACCAACTCTTTTTAAACAACCATTATTGCATCACCTTTAAAAACAAGCAGCAAACAAACATCCACATTAAAGTCAGCAACCAAGACTAAATCACTAAACAACCAAGACTAAATCGACTGATAAAAAAACCGCTCCGGGTTAGGAGCCGGAGCGGGTAAAACGTTCGGTTGACCGATCAAGGTTCTGGGGAACTTCTATTCAATAACCAAACACATCAAATTTATGCAAAAAACTGCCAATGGCAGTAGGGCTGCTGCATTTATCCAGGTGCGCGCAGCATGCCGGCTGCCAGTCAAACTGCTGCAAATTATGAGATTGACAACTTTCATTATGCTGGTTTTCTGCCTTCACCTGTCTGCAAAGACCATGTCGCAGGAAATTACCCTGTCTGTAAAAGACGCGCCGCTGAAAGAGATCTTTTCGGTGATCAAGCAACAAACCGGTTACCTGGTGTTTTATAAAGCAGACCTCATTGCAGGGAGCAAGCCGGTGTCGGTATCTGTGGAACACAAGCCCCTGAAGGATTTCCTGGATGAGGTGCTGAAGGATCAGTCGCTGGTATACCATATCTCCGACAAGACCATCCTGCTTTTCAGCAAGGCCGAAGCGGCCAATACGCCGGCGCTGCAAGGCACTTTTGCCATGGGGGGCAACCTGCCTCAGTACGTGGTGTCCGGCATTATAAACGGCGGTGGCAGGCCCCTGGCCGGTGCTACCGTGATGCTCAATCCCCTGCACCGCGGCGTATCATCCGACCAGCGGGGTTACTTTGAATTCCCGGCATTGTCGCCCGGGAAGTACACTATCACGGTGACCTGCATTGGATATAAAAAACTTACCGTGCCGGTAGAGGTGGTGAATAAACCCCTGAGCATGGACCTTGTGCTGGAAGCGGCGGTGAGCAACGTAGAGGAAGTAGTGGTGTCCACTGGTTATACCACGAAGAAAGCCGGCGAGATCACCGGTTCAATCCAGAAGATCTCCGGCGCAGACCTGCGCATGGGCATCACCACGTCCGATCCAGTGTCCCTGCTGAAAGGCCGTGCTACCGGTTTGTATATCTCTGAGCAGAACGCGGGAGACCCCACCAGCAGCGGTGGACAGATCTTTGTGCGTGGCCAGAGCAGCATAGCCGGCGTGGGGGTAGACCAGGCAAACCAGGTGGTGATGCCTACGCTGAATTATGGCCCTTTGCTGGTACTCGACGGCGTAATCATGCCCAACCAAAATCTCAAAGAAATTGTAACACCCCAGGAAATTGAAGATGTGACCATCCTCAAAGACGCTGCGGCTACTGCTATATATGGCTCTCGTGCAGCCGGCGGCGTGATCGTTATCAATACGAAAAAGGGAAAGGATGGTAAGCCCCGCGCCTTTGCGGAAGTAAAGTACGGCCTCAATGAGCCCGTACGCGGTTCCATCCATTTCCTCACCGGGCCAGAGTTATATGACCTCCAGCAACGCTACTTCATCCAGGACTACCAGGTGAATAATGCCAGCCTTTCCGCCAGCTATCCCACTTTACAATCTTACCTCGATTACCGCCTGCCTGCCAAGGATGCCGTGGCCAATTCTTATGACTGGCAGAAATACGCCTTCCTGAGCAGTAATACCAAGGAGGTCAATGTAAACGCCAGCGGCGGTACAGACCGCACCAAATATTATGTGGGCGCCTCTTACTATAACGAACAATCTACCGGTGTAGATAACGGGCTGGTAAGAAAATCCGTGCGCCTCAACCTGGAAAGCAAGCTCTCTGACCGCCTCACGGCCAGCGTAGCCGTGAATGCGATCCTCAATGATGGCCACCGGGAGTTATTCCCCACCGGTACCTTCCTGTACCAGTTGCTGCCCTGGGCCACTCCATACAATGCAAACGGTTCCCTGCGGTCACAGCTCACTTATACCCAGTATGGCAGCGAGCAAATCCAAGCCAACCCGCTGTATGATAACCAATGGAACTACGATAAGCCTACGTCACAACTGATCTTTGGCTCGGCCAAACTCTCCTTCCGCATTACTGACTGGCTTAGTCTTTCCAGCACCAACTCCGGCAATCTCAATTACAGCAAGGACGTGCAGTACATGGATGTGCGTTCTTACGCGGGCAGTGCAGACATCACTGCACCGCAAGGCTGGCTGGGCACCATGAGCAATAACCTCAGTTCCTACCTCACCTCAAACCAGCTGAATTTCCACAAGCAATACGGGGAGCATGCTGTGAATGCACTGGCAGCAATGGAGTTTGGCAAGACGAGCAACTATACCACCTCCATCAATGTAAACCATGTGCAGGCCGGCTACGACCAGATCTCACTCGGTACACAGATAGGCGGGGCATATGATTATTCTGCGTACGGTATCCCCTCCCAGAAAGCGGGTAACGTAGAAGGCGGCCAGATAGACCAGGCAGTGTATTCCCTCTTTGGTGAAGCGGAATACAGCTACGCCCGCCGCTACACGGTAAGTGGTTCTGTGCGCCGCGATGCCTCCAGCGCATTTGGGGCAAACCGCCGCTATGGTACGTTTTATTCGGCCGGTGGTGCGTGGATGGCCAGCAACGAGGCATTCCTGAAAAATTCAAAAGTCATCTCCAACCTGAAACTGCACGCCAGCTACGGGACCAGCGGTTCCCAGCTGGGCGATAACTTCCTTACACAGACCCTGTACCGCCCCGGCACGGCTTATACGTATGCCGGCCAGCAGGGGATGGGCATTTCCAATATCGCCAACACGGACCTGCGCTGGGAAGTGACAAAGACCGCCAGTGCGGGTTTTGACCTGGGCCTGTTCAATAAAGTGAATGCTACTGTGGACGCCTATACGCGCCGCTCCGATAATCTTTTGCAGCAGGTGATCCTCGATGCACTGGCGGGCTTCCCCAACCAGTGGCAGAACGTAGCCTCTGTGCGCAATACCGGCATTGAAGTTCTGGTGAATGCAGACATTATCCGCAACAGGAACTTTAGCTGGACTACCAATTTTAATATCAGCTATAATCACAACAGCATTGTGAAAGTGGCCCGTGACTCGCTGAAACAGGGCTTCTATACATCGGAAAGTTTTTACCTGCACCCGGGTGAGGACATCAACTCCATGAAAGCGATACACTATGCAGGCGTGGACCCGGAAACCGGCAAGCCCCGGTTTGAAAAGCTGCTGTTTGACGCCGATGGCCACAACGCCGGTCACACGTATGTGAACACGCCTGCAGAAGTAGGCCAGGCTTCCGATACCCGCCAGATGCAAACGGTAGGTTCTTTCCAGCCCCGCTACTACGGTGGTTTTGCGAATACGTTTACTTACAAGCGCTTTGCGTTGAATGTGCTGATCACGTATGCATTGAAGTATGTGATGCACGATGGGCTGGCGGAGCAGATGCAACGAGGTTATTACATGAGCTTGTACAACCAGTTAGGCTTACTGAAAAGCCAGCGGGAATGGACCCAACCCGGGCAAACGAATGCCACGGAACCCTGGTTGTACTACCAGGTGAACACCAGTTTCTCCGGTACGGATAAGTATATACACGATGCCTCTAACGTAAGATTGCGCAGCGTGCGGCTGAATTACAGCCTGCCGGACGACTGGATGAAACGCGCAAAACTGGCCGGTGCCACGGTATATGTAAGCGGCGACAACCTGTACACACGCTTCTCCCGCAAGATCGTGACCTCCGATCCGGAAGGCCCGTCTGTAGGCCAGGCCCAGGATTTTGGTGAATCCGTAGGTTCCAACATCGGCGCACCCCGCCGCTACGTGTTTGGTTTGCAAGTCAATTTTTAATCATCCAACTACAACAGATCATGACGAAGTGCTATAAATTTTTAATACCGGTAATGGCAGGCCTGTTGCTGGCGTGCAACAAGCAGGTGGATGAAATAAAGCCCCTTACCAAGGTGACGGCGGATGGAGAACTGGCTACGGTGGGTGGCATTGAAGCAGCTACCCTGGGCACGTACGCGATCATGTGCGGCGGCCTGGAATATTCGCAGCAGGACTTTGGCGAAAGCCGCGGCAATAACGTGACCCAGGCCAACTGGGCGCCTGTTTCTATCTATACCGATGCCTTCTTTTTCCAGAACAGTAATGTGGCCACCCTGGGCGGCAGCTATGGTTTTTACCAGGGTTGCTACCAGCTGATCACCAGCGTGAACCTGGTACTGGATCACACCCGGGATTTTGATACCCACGCACTCACGGATGAGCAGCACGACCGCTATAATTACGTGATCGGGGAGAACCTTTTTATCCGCGCCCTGGCTTATTTCAACCTGGTGCGTGTCTATGGAAAGCCCTTTTACCTGGATGGAGGTGCCGGTACAGGTGTAGGTTTAAAAAAGACCGGCGATATCAACGATAAGCCATCGCCTTCTTCAGTAAAAGAAGTGTATGAATTTATTATCAACGACCTGAAAACCGCAGCACAGCTGATGAAAGCCCCGGTAGCTAAGACGAATAGTTTTGCCAATACCGGCGCGGCATGGGGCCTGCTGTCCCGTGTGTACCTGTACATGGGCGGGTCCCCCGCCAACCCGGATGCGGCGATGAACAAACTGGCCGTTGCTTATGCAGACAGTGTGATAGAAGAAAGCAACGGTAAGTACGCATTGCTGCAGGGCGCCGCTTACCAGCAAATGTTTGCCGATGATGAAGATGGCAACCTGGGGCGTTCTGATCCCAGTGGTAACAAGGAGATCATCTTTGCCATCAATAACACGAGCCTTACGTATGGCTCCCAGATCGGGCAGATGTACCATCACGACCCCATTTACGGCGTAGGCGCCACTTTCAAGCCATCGG
Proteins encoded:
- a CDS encoding RagB/SusD family nutrient uptake outer membrane protein, with protein sequence MTKCYKFLIPVMAGLLLACNKQVDEIKPLTKVTADGELATVGGIEAATLGTYAIMCGGLEYSQQDFGESRGNNVTQANWAPVSIYTDAFFFQNSNVATLGGSYGFYQGCYQLITSVNLVLDHTRDFDTHALTDEQHDRYNYVIGENLFIRALAYFNLVRVYGKPFYLDGGAGTGVGLKKTGDINDKPSPSSVKEVYEFIINDLKTAAQLMKAPVAKTNSFANTGAAWGLLSRVYLYMGGSPANPDAAMNKLAVAYADSVIEESNGKYALLQGAAYQQMFADDEDGNLGRSDPSGNKEIIFAINNTSLTYGSQIGQMYHHDPIYGVGATFKPSADLMGRFKAGDVRGTFFKVNSSSGFNETTKWLCINYYTGTKAPAPVLRLAEMYLNRAEANAKLGNVMDAKADLKVIHVRAGLPATDVDDISNANLLDAILLERRLELAFEGHLAFDYFRNGLPMTRIAADNNGTAVTIQADDPKVVLTVPSN
- a CDS encoding SusC/RagA family TonB-linked outer membrane protein, giving the protein MRLTTFIMLVFCLHLSAKTMSQEITLSVKDAPLKEIFSVIKQQTGYLVFYKADLIAGSKPVSVSVEHKPLKDFLDEVLKDQSLVYHISDKTILLFSKAEAANTPALQGTFAMGGNLPQYVVSGIINGGGRPLAGATVMLNPLHRGVSSDQRGYFEFPALSPGKYTITVTCIGYKKLTVPVEVVNKPLSMDLVLEAAVSNVEEVVVSTGYTTKKAGEITGSIQKISGADLRMGITTSDPVSLLKGRATGLYISEQNAGDPTSSGGQIFVRGQSSIAGVGVDQANQVVMPTLNYGPLLVLDGVIMPNQNLKEIVTPQEIEDVTILKDAAATAIYGSRAAGGVIVINTKKGKDGKPRAFAEVKYGLNEPVRGSIHFLTGPELYDLQQRYFIQDYQVNNASLSASYPTLQSYLDYRLPAKDAVANSYDWQKYAFLSSNTKEVNVNASGGTDRTKYYVGASYYNEQSTGVDNGLVRKSVRLNLESKLSDRLTASVAVNAILNDGHRELFPTGTFLYQLLPWATPYNANGSLRSQLTYTQYGSEQIQANPLYDNQWNYDKPTSQLIFGSAKLSFRITDWLSLSSTNSGNLNYSKDVQYMDVRSYAGSADITAPQGWLGTMSNNLSSYLTSNQLNFHKQYGEHAVNALAAMEFGKTSNYTTSINVNHVQAGYDQISLGTQIGGAYDYSAYGIPSQKAGNVEGGQIDQAVYSLFGEAEYSYARRYTVSGSVRRDASSAFGANRRYGTFYSAGGAWMASNEAFLKNSKVISNLKLHASYGTSGSQLGDNFLTQTLYRPGTAYTYAGQQGMGISNIANTDLRWEVTKTASAGFDLGLFNKVNATVDAYTRRSDNLLQQVILDALAGFPNQWQNVASVRNTGIEVLVNADIIRNRNFSWTTNFNISYNHNSIVKVARDSLKQGFYTSESFYLHPGEDINSMKAIHYAGVDPETGKPRFEKLLFDADGHNAGHTYVNTPAEVGQASDTRQMQTVGSFQPRYYGGFANTFTYKRFALNVLITYALKYVMHDGLAEQMQRGYYMSLYNQLGLLKSQREWTQPGQTNATEPWLYYQVNTSFSGTDKYIHDASNVRLRSVRLNYSLPDDWMKRAKLAGATVYVSGDNLYTRFSRKIVTSDPEGPSVGQAQDFGESVGSNIGAPRRYVFGLQVNF